One Desulfuromonadales bacterium genomic region harbors:
- a CDS encoding AAA family ATPase has product MYNDHFGLKEAPFSIVPDPRYLYLSGAHREALAHLLYGLRGEGGFVLLTGEVGTGKTTICRCLLEQVPDKVQVALVLNPSLSVPELLATICDELGIAYPEGNASNKTFIDVLNRFLLDSHAKGMTTVLIVDEAQSLSADVLEQLRLLTNLETSSRKLLQIILIGQPELRDQLARNDLRQIAQRVTARYHLGPLGRADLADYLQHRLAVAGGRGQIFTPRAIATLYRASRGIPRLVNVLADRALLGAYVQGQPQVDGPTVRRAAGEVLDPRPSAFGARRWSLAGLLAAAVVLALLTRSPVPESPAGTAAATVQRVAVPPPPVEPTPGPTAAGLVALPTGGSEKRLADIDLLRLWGVEAGDGGELCSLAQSAGLECLQSAGSLHLLGLLDRPAILHLRTAGGEPFYATLVRLQGDRMELLIGGQRHNLLRREFEQHWLGEFSLLWRPLFPLPKALGRGDRGDAVKWLSRALPDGADSPGAATELFDLRLEQRVKQFQVRHGLLPDGIAGPMTLILLNQRLGAPGPHLAKSEREP; this is encoded by the coding sequence ATGTACAACGATCATTTCGGCCTGAAGGAAGCGCCATTTTCCATCGTCCCGGATCCGCGTTACCTCTACCTGAGCGGCGCCCATCGCGAAGCGCTGGCACATCTGCTCTACGGATTGCGGGGGGAAGGCGGCTTCGTGCTGCTGACCGGTGAGGTCGGCACCGGCAAGACGACCATCTGCCGCTGCCTCCTGGAGCAGGTGCCGGACAAGGTGCAGGTGGCCCTGGTGCTCAACCCTTCCCTCAGCGTTCCCGAATTGCTGGCGACGATCTGCGACGAACTCGGCATCGCCTACCCTGAGGGGAATGCCAGCAACAAGACCTTTATCGATGTCCTGAACCGGTTTCTGCTCGATTCGCATGCCAAAGGAATGACGACGGTACTCATCGTCGACGAGGCGCAGAGCCTCTCCGCTGATGTCCTGGAACAGCTCAGGCTGTTGACCAACCTGGAGACCAGCAGCCGCAAACTGCTGCAGATCATTCTGATCGGCCAACCGGAACTGCGGGACCAGTTGGCGCGCAACGACCTGCGGCAGATCGCTCAGCGCGTTACCGCCCGCTACCACCTGGGACCCTTGGGGCGCGCCGACCTGGCCGACTATCTGCAGCATCGCCTGGCCGTAGCCGGCGGCCGCGGCCAGATTTTCACTCCCCGGGCGATTGCCACTCTTTATCGCGCCAGCCGCGGCATCCCGCGCCTGGTCAACGTGCTGGCCGATCGCGCCCTGCTCGGTGCCTATGTGCAGGGGCAGCCCCAGGTGGATGGCCCTACGGTCAGGCGGGCCGCGGGCGAGGTGCTGGACCCGCGGCCATCTGCCTTCGGTGCCCGGCGCTGGTCCCTTGCCGGCCTGCTGGCGGCGGCCGTCGTACTGGCTCTCCTCACCCGCTCGCCAGTACCCGAATCACCGGCCGGCACGGCGGCCGCAACGGTCCAGCGGGTTGCCGTCCCGCCGCCGCCGGTAGAGCCGACGCCAGGCCCCACTGCAGCCGGGCTGGTTGCCCTGCCGACGGGGGGCAGCGAGAAGCGGCTGGCCGATATCGATCTGTTGCGGTTGTGGGGAGTCGAAGCCGGCGACGGGGGCGAATTGTGCTCGCTCGCGCAATCGGCCGGCCTGGAATGCCTGCAGAGCGCCGGCTCCCTGCACCTGCTGGGGCTGCTGGACCGGCCGGCGATTCTGCATCTGCGCACCGCCGGCGGGGAGCCATTTTACGCGACCCTCGTCCGGCTTCAGGGTGACCGCATGGAGTTGCTGATCGGCGGCCAGCGTCACAACCTGTTGCGCCGGGAGTTCGAGCAGCATTGGCTCGGCGAGTTCAGCCTGCTCTGGCGGCCGCTGTTCCCGTTGCCCAAAGCGCTGGGCCGTGGCGACCGGGGCGATGCCGTGAAGTGGTTGTCGCGCGCCCTCCCCGACGGGGCGGACAGCCCCGGGGCGGCGACCGAACTCTTTGACCTGCGGCTGGAGCAGCGGGTCAAGCAGTTCCAGGTGCGCCATGGCCTGCTGCCCGACGGCATTGCCGGTCCAATGACCCTCATCCTGCTCAACCAGAGGCTCGGGGCACCGGGGCCGCATCTGGCCAAAAGCGAAAGGGAGCCCTGA
- a CDS encoding general secretion pathway protein GspB produces MSFILDALKKSEAERRQGEVPRLQNEPFSPAPRRRPIWPFLLVLALLLNGVVFGWWLLAREEKRATVAVSAGGQIASAAPAALPAATKAEPAAAPGGSAAPALPPEPEVVTVVIEETPVRPAAPAARPAPARAAEKKTQVRRTDPPPAAPTRSKVAAAAPAAKSFPPIAELPDNVRAGLPRLDLHLHFFTPEPERRLVRINGLNLREGSSSGDGLSVVEITQDGVKLSYGGNRFFLPTGRP; encoded by the coding sequence ATGTCGTTCATTCTCGATGCGCTGAAAAAATCGGAAGCCGAACGCCGGCAGGGGGAGGTGCCCCGGCTGCAGAACGAACCGTTCTCGCCGGCGCCCCGGCGGCGGCCGATCTGGCCCTTTCTTCTGGTCCTGGCCCTGCTGCTGAACGGCGTCGTTTTCGGCTGGTGGCTGCTCGCTCGGGAAGAGAAGCGCGCAACGGTTGCAGTGTCTGCCGGCGGCCAGATCGCCAGTGCTGCGCCGGCCGCTTTGCCTGCCGCGACCAAGGCAGAACCCGCCGCCGCACCCGGCGGATCGGCAGCGCCGGCGCTGCCGCCGGAGCCGGAGGTGGTCACGGTGGTCATCGAGGAGACCCCGGTCAGGCCGGCGGCGCCGGCCGCCCGCCCGGCGCCTGCCAGGGCTGCTGAAAAAAAGACGCAGGTGCGGCGGACAGATCCGCCGCCGGCGGCACCGACACGGTCGAAGGTTGCTGCCGCCGCCCCGGCCGCGAAATCCTTTCCGCCGATTGCCGAACTTCCGGACAACGTCCGCGCCGGCCTGCCCCGTCTCGATCTGCATCTGCACTTTTTTACCCCGGAACCCGAGCGCCGGCTGGTCCGGATCAACGGTCTCAACCTGCGGGAGGGGAGCAGCAGCGGGGACGGCCTGAGCGTGGTCGAGATCACCCAGGACGGGGTTAAACTATCTTACGGCGGGAATCGGTTTTTCCTCCCGACCGGCCGGCCATAA